In one Castor canadensis chromosome 15, mCasCan1.hap1v2, whole genome shotgun sequence genomic region, the following are encoded:
- the LOC109701820 gene encoding centromere protein T-like isoform X6 produces the protein MYPQLPEPWSLHRAQKTLLETPSSRRLRSQTETTARQRSHGARSIGRLAHGQASGSLEEKTPRTLLRNILLTAPESSIVMPDSVVKPVSAPQVVQSSRRKSSRGSLELQLPELEPPSTLAPGLPALGRRKQRLRLSVFQQEVNQELPLSQEPSGNADASALTSSLNLTFATPLQPQSVRRPGLARRPPTRRAVDVGALLQDLRDNSLASGNSHRTPAAALPTDTVLEDTQPFSQPLVGCSPSLHDSLPLPTHTAVEDSERAVGHRTRSRGPRLQNHKLYPWPTTSQEVTEGEGFREAEVAKELEGSSGDEDTSDRPSKRPIAEITCPELASSTPEFLQAKQPHEFLDPTPSLGVTILPSEPLEPMLARLPRRPRTAGPRPRQDPYKAGLSHYAKLFSFYAKMPMEKAAMEMVEKCLDKYFQHLCNDLEVFAAHAGRKTVRPEDLELLMRRQGLVTDQVSLHVLVERHLPLEYRQLLIPCAFSGNSVFPAQ, from the exons ATGTACCCTCAGCTCCCAG AGCCGTGGTCTTTACACAGGGCCCAGAAAACCCTGCTTGAAACACCTTCCTCCAGGAGACTGAGGAGCCAAACAGAGACGACTGCCAGACAGCGTTCCCACGGAGCCAGG TCTATTGGCAGGTTGGCCCACGGTCAGGCCAGTGGGTCCCTAGAGGAAAAGACACCGCGGACTCTGCTGAGGAACATCCTCCTAACTG CTCCAGAATCTTCCATTGTGATGCCAGACTCAGTGGTGAAGCCAGTGTCAGCGCCGCAGGTGGTCCAATCCTCCAGACGGAAAAGCAGTCGGGGCAG CTTGGAGCTGCAACTTCCTGAACTTGAGCCCCCTTCAACCTTGGCCCCAGGTCTTCCAGCCCTTGGCAGGAGAAAGCAAAGGCTGAGATTGTCAGTGTTTCAGCAGGAAGTGAACCAGGAACTGCCACTCTCTCAAG AGCCTTCTGGGAATGCTGATGCCTCTGCCCTCACCAG TTCTCTCAACCTGACCTTTGCCACACCTCTTCAGCCACAGTCGGTAAGGAGACCCGGTTTGGCCCGCAGACCACCCACCCGTCGGGCTGTAGATGTGGGTGCCCTTTTGCAAGATCTTAGAGATAATTCCTTGGCCTCAG GTAATAGCCATAGAACCCCTGCTGCTGCTCTGCCAACGGACACAGTGTTGGAAGACACTCAGCCCTTCTCACAGCCCTTGGTTGGCTGCTCCCCCAGTTTGCATGACTCCCTGCCTCTCCCCACTCATACTGCAGTTGAAGACTCTGAGAGGGCTGTGGGTCACAGGACACGGAGCAGAGGACCCAGGCTGCAAAACCACA AGCTATACCCTTGGCCTACTACTTCTCAAGAGGTGACAGAAGGAGAGGGGTTCCGGGAGGCGGAGGTGGCCAAAGAGCTAGAGGGATCTTCAGGGGATGAGGATACCTCTGACAGGCCAAGTAAGAGGCCCATTGCAGAGATCA CATGTCCAGAATTGGCCTCCAGTACCCCTGAGTTCCTCCAGGCCAAGCAACCACATGAGTTTCTCGATCCAACTCCATCACTTGGTGTCACAAT CTTGCCTTCAGAGCCTTTGGAGCCTATGCTTGCCAGGCTTCCCCGCAGGCCCCGTACTGCTGGCCCCAGACCACGTCAAGATCCCTACAAGGCTGGACTGAGCCACTATGCAAAACTCTTTAGCTTCTATGCTAAGATGCCCATGGAGAAGGCAGCTATGGAGATGGTAGAGAAGTG CCTAGACAAGTATTTCCAGCACCTTTGTAATGACCTGGAGGTATTTGCTGCTCATGCTGGCCGAAAGACTGTAAGGCCAGAGGACCTGGAGCTGCTGATGCGACG GCAGGGTCTGGTCACCGACCAAGTCTCTTTGCATGTGCTTGTGGAGCGACATCTGCCTCTGGAGTACCGGCAGCTGCTCATCCCCTGTGCATTCAGTGGCAATTCTGTCTTTCCTGCCCAGTAG